One Bos taurus isolate L1 Dominette 01449 registration number 42190680 breed Hereford chromosome 3, ARS-UCD2.0, whole genome shotgun sequence DNA window includes the following coding sequences:
- the OR10J3 gene encoding olfactory receptor family 10 subfamily J member 3, translating to MPKPNSTSVAEFLFEGFSSFGWQHRLGFFVVFLTLYLLTLSGNAVILTIIRLDHHLYTPMYFFLSMLSISETCYTVAIIPCMLSGLLSPHQTISLQGCATQLFFYLTFGINNCFLLTAMGYDRYMAICNPLRYSVIMGKEACIQLATGSLGIGLSMAIVQVTSVFGLPFCDAFVISHFFCDVRPLLKLACTDTTVNEIINVFVSICVLVVPMGLVFISYVLIISTILKIASPEGRKKAFATCASHLIVVIIHYGCASIIYLKPKSQSSLGQDRLISVTYTVITPLLNPVVYSLRNQDVKDALCRAVGRKPLSS from the coding sequence ATGCCAAAGCCAAACTCCACTTCTGTGGCTGAGTTCCTTTTTGAAGGTTTCTCCAGCTTTGGGTGGCAGCACAGGCTTGGTTTCTTTGTTGTCTTTCTAACTTTGTACCTGCTGACTCTCTCTGGCAATGCTGTTATTTTGACTATTATTCGCCTGGACCATCATCTTTATActcccatgtactttttcctaaGCATGCTGTCCATCTCTGAGACCTGCTATACTGTGGCCATCATTCCCTGTATGCTTTCTGGCCTCCTGAGTCCTCATCAGACCATTTCTCTCCAAGGCTGTGCCACTCAGCTCTTTTTCTATCTAACCTTTGGTATCAATAACTGCTTCTTGCTCACAGCCATGGGATATGATCGCTACATGGCCATCTGCAACCCTCTACGGTATTCAGTCATCATGGGTAAAGAGGCCTGTATCCAGTTGGCAACTGGGTCCCTGGGAATTGGCCTGAGTATGGCCATTGTCCAGGTAACGTCTGTGTTTGGCCTGCCCTTCTGTGATGCCTTTGTCATCTCTCACTTCTTTTGTGACGTGAGACCCCTGCTGAAGCTGGCCTGCACAGATACCACTGTCAATGAGATCATCAACGTTTTTGTCAGTATTTGTGTCCTTGTTGTACCCATGGGACTGGTCTTCATCTCTTACGTCCTCATCATCTCCACCATCCTCAAGATTGCTTCACCTGAGGGTCGGAAGAAGGCCTTTGCCACCTGCGCCTCCCACCTCATCGTGGTCATCATCCACTATGGCTGTGCCTCTATCATTTACCTGAAGCCTAAGTCCCAGAGTTCCCTGGGGCAGGACAGACTCATCTCAGTGACCTACACAGTGATCACCCCTCTGCTAAACCCTGTCGTGTACAGTCTGAGGAACCAGGATGTCAAAGATGCTTTGTGCAGAGCCGTGGGGCGAAAGCCCCTCTCCTCTTAG